From the genome of Thermoplasmata archaeon, one region includes:
- a CDS encoding DNA double-strand break repair nuclease NurA, with protein sequence MALETIDMTRARDGLRSALEQERPMLEDLRDRVRGFEIHEIGYRRCYAISPVATDGGENRLTFEPFNLEILRVVDSDGRERFQKILPLSGGPGIFRAAFDRTFPDHVPLLAEFLERLDVRYDDLSYLLNPDRSAGDLRSAVQPFRDIVEWAVLLDIAWNPGQTKALVIRDGLLRSIALRKEILPKLARSFEEAYREQGSLLVGVAKRSKVLNYLSFALALEGTLRKSYPCFCEVPKQIEREAHRQWRSWLEEHTIGRLHLAKLVEEPDGLILPVDIPEWLMPRRKEILEYLAETAKSSFPTPGYPEPLIRAHEGAVLHGMEMSVLEDMFIEELLRNQPGSDSDKTFEHVAIGRGLLKGGWKEYG encoded by the coding sequence ATGGCACTTGAAACGATCGACATGACGCGGGCTCGGGATGGACTTCGCAGTGCCCTCGAACAAGAACGGCCGATGCTCGAGGATCTCCGCGACCGCGTTCGCGGATTCGAGATTCACGAAATCGGATACCGGCGGTGCTACGCAATCTCCCCGGTCGCCACCGACGGGGGCGAGAACCGCCTCACGTTTGAACCCTTCAACTTGGAAATTCTGCGCGTCGTGGACAGCGACGGGCGGGAGCGGTTTCAGAAGATCCTCCCGCTATCGGGAGGTCCTGGGATCTTCCGTGCGGCTTTCGATCGAACGTTCCCCGATCACGTCCCACTTCTCGCAGAGTTTCTGGAACGCCTCGACGTCAGGTACGATGACCTCTCCTACCTTCTTAATCCGGACCGAAGCGCCGGCGATCTGAGGTCCGCCGTACAGCCGTTCCGAGACATCGTGGAATGGGCTGTGTTGCTCGACATTGCCTGGAATCCGGGGCAAACGAAGGCACTCGTGATCCGGGACGGGCTGCTGCGTTCCATTGCGTTGCGGAAGGAGATTCTTCCCAAGCTCGCCAGGTCGTTTGAGGAGGCCTACCGAGAGCAGGGCAGCCTGCTCGTCGGGGTAGCCAAGCGATCGAAAGTTCTGAACTACCTTTCCTTTGCCCTTGCCCTCGAGGGGACTCTCCGCAAGTCCTATCCTTGCTTCTGTGAGGTGCCGAAACAGATTGAGCGCGAGGCCCATCGGCAGTGGCGAAGTTGGCTTGAGGAACACACGATCGGCCGACTACACCTCGCGAAACTCGTTGAAGAGCCCGACGGGCTCATTCTCCCCGTCGATATTCCCGAGTGGCTTATGCCACGCCGGAAGGAGATTCTCGAGTACCTCGCCGAGACCGCGAAATCCTCTTTCCCCACGCCCGGCTATCCGGAACCTCTCATCCGCGCGCATGAGGGCGCGGTCCTCCACGGGATGGAGATGTCGGTCTTGGAAGACATGTTCATCGAGGAGTTGTTGCGAAATCAGCCTGGAAGCGACTCCGACAAGACCTTCGAGCACGTGGCGATCGGCCGCGGTCTGCTCAAAGGAGGCTGGAAGGAATATGGATGA
- a CDS encoding ATP-binding protein: MGTVIGVFKGFIESGLEFKADLVVPYQSEFAPLLGSFLVVEVSKQRYLLGRITRFHPVGLMAGAEAEDYLARMSKAGRSVPEDLKEAKLRYNVNVKLLGALTLDGKGVPKYEPSMRQLPHLGARVGVPAEDALRLICSLGIEAGEKPMVLGRLAFGNVVFDGDGQANLPVPFDVRRLVGRRSYVFAHAGYGKTNLVKLLVTKLYETDPEVGFLIFDPEGEYAVTDKRGRPGLADVPELQDKVVLYTDRKLSPKYQRFLAGDVHLNLGSLRPGNVVKNCVPPEKWEQVWANAVRGLQEHEWAALVRLLEIDGYRADSAGIRDIVQNVAETTPPAIVNNIVPVVKRLHDKASRMLDGIFWHLERNHIIVVDISLMASVHGRWIASLILNEIFQRNQANFTAGAQRELLNVVTVVEEAQTVLSTDREKGETIFVEWAKEGRKYGLGSIFVTQQPGAIPSELVSQGDNFFVFHLLSTDDLASLQRANAHFSSDVLGMILNEPIPGNAYVWSAPYQPFVLSVRMENFEDYAKGAMRTKPAEALATPAEEFAKRIPDLQMELDRTVRELLEKDRQVPVYVNLVSNGQPLAGQVAVKLWNLKLGVGKSLSQEAARVFATEMPDGHKVVPDDTLLAALDRLTVRHRIMRSEKTPYLLLGSDALKFQKPTRSEVVDLQ; encoded by the coding sequence ATGGGGACCGTCATCGGCGTCTTCAAGGGTTTCATCGAGTCCGGACTCGAGTTCAAAGCGGATCTCGTGGTCCCGTATCAGAGCGAGTTCGCGCCCCTCCTTGGTAGCTTCCTGGTCGTCGAGGTGTCAAAGCAACGCTATCTCCTGGGGCGAATCACCCGGTTCCACCCGGTCGGCCTCATGGCCGGGGCCGAGGCGGAGGACTACCTCGCCCGGATGTCAAAGGCCGGACGATCGGTCCCTGAGGATCTGAAGGAAGCAAAGCTCCGGTACAACGTGAACGTCAAGTTGCTCGGCGCGTTGACGCTAGACGGGAAAGGTGTCCCGAAATATGAGCCATCCATGCGCCAACTGCCTCATTTGGGTGCCCGCGTGGGGGTCCCTGCCGAGGATGCCCTCCGGCTCATCTGCTCTCTCGGCATCGAGGCGGGCGAGAAACCGATGGTCCTAGGGCGTCTCGCGTTCGGCAACGTCGTCTTCGACGGGGACGGCCAAGCTAATCTGCCTGTCCCGTTCGATGTCCGGCGCCTTGTAGGTCGGCGGAGCTACGTGTTTGCGCACGCGGGATACGGCAAGACGAATCTCGTTAAGCTCCTTGTCACGAAGTTGTACGAAACGGACCCCGAGGTCGGCTTCTTGATCTTCGACCCAGAGGGCGAATACGCGGTCACGGACAAGAGGGGGCGACCTGGATTAGCGGACGTCCCGGAACTCCAAGACAAAGTTGTCTTGTACACAGATCGAAAGCTGTCCCCGAAGTATCAGCGGTTCCTCGCGGGCGATGTTCATTTGAACCTCGGCTCTCTGAGACCTGGAAATGTGGTCAAGAATTGCGTGCCCCCCGAAAAGTGGGAGCAAGTGTGGGCGAACGCGGTCCGAGGTCTGCAGGAGCATGAGTGGGCCGCGCTCGTTCGGTTGCTTGAGATCGATGGGTACCGCGCCGACTCGGCCGGGATACGAGACATCGTCCAAAACGTCGCCGAAACGACGCCTCCTGCGATCGTCAATAACATCGTCCCCGTCGTCAAGAGACTTCATGATAAGGCTTCTCGGATGCTCGACGGGATCTTCTGGCATCTCGAGCGCAACCACATCATCGTCGTCGACATTTCCCTGATGGCATCGGTCCACGGTCGTTGGATCGCATCCTTGATCCTGAACGAGATCTTCCAGCGGAACCAGGCCAACTTCACAGCGGGCGCCCAGCGGGAGCTCCTGAACGTCGTGACGGTCGTCGAAGAGGCGCAGACGGTCCTCTCCACAGACCGCGAGAAGGGTGAGACCATCTTCGTGGAGTGGGCGAAGGAGGGTCGCAAGTACGGACTCGGCAGCATCTTCGTAACCCAGCAGCCCGGCGCGATTCCCTCGGAGCTTGTGAGCCAGGGAGACAACTTCTTCGTGTTCCACTTACTCAGTACGGACGATCTGGCGTCCTTGCAGAGGGCTAACGCACACTTTTCGAGCGATGTGTTGGGTATGATCCTGAACGAGCCAATCCCTGGAAACGCATACGTCTGGAGCGCGCCGTACCAACCCTTCGTGCTCTCGGTCCGAATGGAGAATTTCGAGGACTATGCCAAGGGCGCAATGCGCACCAAACCCGCGGAGGCGCTAGCGACTCCAGCTGAGGAATTCGCCAAAAGGATTCCAGATCTCCAAATGGAGCTTGATCGGACCGTTCGTGAGTTGCTCGAGAAAGACCGACAAGTACCCGTGTATGTCAACCTCGTATCCAATGGCCAGCCTTTGGCGGGACAAGTTGCGGTGAAGCTCTGGAATCTCAAACTCGGCGTGGGGAAGTCCCTGTCGCAAGAGGCCGCCCGGGTTTTCGCAACTGAAATGCCTGACGGGCACAAAGTCGTGCCCGATGACACGCTCCTTGCGGCACTCGATCGGTTGACTGTACGCCACAGGATCATGCGTTCGGAGAAGACCCCCTATCTGCTCTTGGGTTCAGACGCCCTCAAATTCCAGAAACCCACGAGATCGGAAGTCGTGGATCTGCAGTAG
- a CDS encoding 7-cyano-7-deazaguanine synthase, with amino-acid sequence MNRRRVVTPVRVSSRESDYARLDAFVSGRDIYRIGESAIAVENQVKAGYRKIESVIPVSMINLDRFRDNDITTDLEHLFEYLWPVEISVRFVAADTRVRTSKYEVSLTQKTEVSLFSGGIDSLATLLKRITEGRRPIALFVAHSDLGGLIHIVQSLYKSVLEQISVPLLTLYAPPLRRAGYSQTRGFLYGMAALAVAESLRRRSFVMGECGPTMHQPRFGPFDTTTMTSHPLVLEVIRSIAKKLTQNRIRLETPLAGHTKAEAMALIKDRGWLKLTHSCISQQFRSHDGTCYGCIIRRLASMALGIPDVHYRYDSIVSGRKGKDNLVSLLRFSYDMLTDFDALPEDVIEEIKKWKTRDLFERFALDNLAGFRIWIHAYPYTPPFADRILKAFPIGELNEALTERVAKVRTAHADTLSP; translated from the coding sequence TTGAACCGGAGGAGGGTCGTCACACCAGTTAGGGTCTCGAGCCGCGAAAGCGATTATGCCAGGCTCGATGCGTTCGTTTCGGGACGCGATATCTACCGAATCGGGGAATCCGCCATCGCAGTTGAGAATCAAGTCAAGGCGGGCTACCGCAAGATAGAATCTGTCATCCCCGTCTCAATGATCAACTTGGACCGATTTAGAGACAATGACATCACAACTGACCTGGAACACCTGTTCGAATATCTATGGCCCGTCGAGATTAGTGTCAGATTCGTCGCCGCAGATACTCGGGTTCGTACGTCAAAATATGAGGTCAGCCTAACTCAGAAAACCGAGGTTAGCCTCTTCTCAGGCGGGATCGATAGTCTGGCAACCCTACTCAAGCGCATCACAGAGGGCAGACGCCCTATCGCCCTCTTCGTCGCGCATAGCGACCTGGGTGGGCTAATTCACATAGTCCAATCGCTCTACAAGTCAGTTCTCGAGCAAATTTCGGTTCCGCTGCTCACCTTATACGCGCCCCCTCTCCGTCGCGCCGGGTATTCGCAAACCCGCGGCTTTCTGTACGGAATGGCCGCCCTGGCTGTCGCGGAGAGCTTGAGAAGACGTTCCTTCGTAATGGGCGAATGTGGCCCGACCATGCATCAGCCCCGATTCGGTCCTTTCGACACAACCACCATGACTTCCCACCCCTTGGTGCTCGAGGTAATCAGATCAATTGCAAAGAAGCTCACTCAGAATAGAATCCGCCTAGAAACGCCGCTCGCCGGTCATACAAAGGCCGAAGCCATGGCGTTGATCAAAGATAGGGGTTGGCTCAAACTTACCCACTCCTGCATCTCCCAGCAATTTAGGTCTCACGACGGGACGTGTTATGGTTGCATAATTCGTCGACTGGCATCAATGGCTCTTGGAATCCCAGACGTCCATTACCGATACGATTCAATCGTCTCCGGTCGCAAGGGCAAGGACAATCTGGTGTCCCTGCTCCGGTTTTCATATGACATGCTTACGGACTTCGATGCCCTGCCAGAAGACGTAATCGAAGAAATCAAGAAATGGAAGACTAGGGATTTGTTCGAGAGGTTCGCGCTAGACAATCTTGCTGGATTCCGGATTTGGATCCACGCGTACCCGTATACACCACCATTCGCCGACCGAATCTTGAAGGCCTTTCCCATCGGAGAATTGAATGAGGCGCTTACTGAGCGAGTTGCCAAGGTCCGAACCGCGCACGCCGACACTCTGTCACCTTGA
- a CDS encoding RelA/SpoT domain-containing protein, whose amino-acid sequence MANGTPGSKPEELSVDEIAEQYRVLRPSYERLAVVVRDCLVSEIAAIGLTIDGCTYRVKTVESFQEKVLREEKDYKDPLTEVTDLAGVRAMVHFRSDIETVSDIVRRKFIIDEKNSVDFNKASDPKVFGYNSAHFVVTLPGQLVPAEAPGIATLKCEIQIRTILQHAWAATAHGLIYKPPTEPPRTIERRFYALSGLLEIADNELEDLRDYGRRLESEIGNRIDRGDLEIEIEPIALRVFLSKKAFRNQHGSSITGEVLRDITEEARAVGITTLSALNRAIGEFPAEAVEALRLELNYVRRSGIGKVRDILKYRSPQAYYDFVRQSHPEWDIPTIRVFCDRVAALKRDRLSPGPGEVR is encoded by the coding sequence TTGGCGAACGGGACACCAGGTTCTAAGCCAGAAGAGCTATCGGTTGACGAAATCGCGGAACAATACAGGGTTCTCCGCCCTTCGTACGAGCGACTTGCAGTTGTGGTGAGAGACTGTCTAGTCAGCGAAATCGCAGCAATCGGACTCACAATCGACGGGTGCACATACCGCGTAAAGACTGTTGAGAGTTTTCAAGAGAAGGTCCTCCGGGAAGAAAAGGACTACAAAGATCCGCTGACGGAAGTCACCGACCTCGCAGGTGTCAGGGCAATGGTCCACTTCCGATCCGATATTGAGACCGTGAGCGACATCGTAAGGAGGAAATTCATCATTGACGAAAAAAATTCAGTGGATTTCAACAAGGCCAGCGACCCAAAGGTCTTCGGATATAACTCTGCGCACTTCGTTGTTACGTTACCCGGTCAATTGGTTCCGGCAGAAGCCCCAGGAATCGCAACGCTCAAATGCGAAATCCAGATTCGGACGATTCTTCAACATGCGTGGGCGGCAACAGCCCACGGGCTAATATATAAACCGCCGACGGAGCCCCCCAGGACAATCGAGCGCCGCTTCTACGCTCTTTCCGGGCTCCTAGAAATCGCCGACAATGAGCTCGAAGACCTGAGAGACTATGGGCGCCGACTGGAGTCGGAGATCGGAAATCGCATCGATCGCGGCGATTTGGAAATCGAGATTGAACCAATAGCCCTCAGGGTTTTCCTATCGAAAAAAGCTTTTCGGAATCAGCACGGGAGTTCAATTACTGGCGAGGTCCTTCGCGACATCACCGAAGAGGCACGGGCTGTTGGCATCACGACACTATCGGCTCTTAATCGCGCCATCGGTGAGTTTCCCGCGGAGGCGGTGGAGGCTCTCAGGCTCGAGCTAAACTATGTGCGTCGGTCTGGGATTGGCAAGGTCCGCGACATCCTGAAGTATCGTAGTCCCCAGGCCTACTACGACTTTGTGAGGCAGAGCCACCCGGAGTGGGACATTCCGACAATCCGTGTTTTCTGTGATCGAGTTGCTGCTCTGAAGCGAGATCGACTTTCTCCAGGCCCAGGGGAGGTCCGCTAA